A single window of Nicotiana sylvestris chromosome 3, ASM39365v2, whole genome shotgun sequence DNA harbors:
- the LOC104224038 gene encoding probable aspartic proteinase GIP2, producing MALTSYYLMLICSLLLSISSSIGQTSFQPKALLLPVTKDSTTLQYITQIGQRTPLVPIKLTIHLGGQTLWVDCEDGYVSSTYRPARCGSAQCTLAKVNTCGDCITTPRIGCSNNACYNTPENPFIKTLYDGGEITEDVLSIQSTDGSNPGKFVKIPSFIFTCVPTFLTDGLASGVKGTVGLGRNRIALPSQLAEIFSFPRKFAICLSSSTKSSGVIIFGDGPYMMLPNIDISKNLIFTPLITNTFGTGSVPFLNESSSEYFIGVKSIRVNGKSVPINKKLLSIDKRGNGGTKISTGSPYTILESSIYDAVTKAFVQELSNVTRVAAVAPFETCFSSKNIGSTRAVPAIDLVLQSKQVYWRIFGSNSMVEVSPDVICLGFVNGGIKPTTSIVIGGYQLEDNLLQFDLPRSTLGFSSSLLFRQITCANFNFTSKA from the coding sequence ATGGCTTTGACTAGCTACTATTTGATGCTCATTTGTTCACTTCTCCTCTCCATTTCTTCTTCCATAGGCCAAACTTCTTTTCAGCCTAAAGCTCTACTCCTTCCTGTGACCAAAGACTCTACTACTCTCCAATACATTACCCAAATTGGTCAAAGAACTCCTCTTGTGCCCATCAAGTTGACAATTCATCTTGGTGGACAAACTTTATGGGTAGACTGTGAAGATGGTTACGTGAGTTCCACTTATCGACCAGCTCGTTGTGGCTCAGCTCAATGTACCCTCGCCAAAGTTAACACTTGTGGAGACTGCATCACCACTCCCAGAATTGGTTGCAGCAATAATGCATGTTATAATACCCCTGAAAATCCATTCATCAAGACTTTATATGATGGTGGTGAAATTACTGAAGACGTTTTATCGATACAATCCACTGATGGATCAAATCCAGGTAAGTTTGTTAAGATTCCAAGCTTCATTTTCACCTGTGTTCCTACATTCTTGACTGATGGTCTAGCTAGTGGAGTGAAAGGGACTGTCGGATTGGGAAGAAATCGTATTGCGCTTCCTTCCCAATTAGCTGAAATCTTCAGCTTTCCAAGAAAATTTGCTATTTGTTTGAGTTCATCCACCAAATCATCTGGTGTCATAATTTTTGGTGATGGGCCTTATATGATGCTTCCAAATATTGATATCTCTAAAAATCTCATCTTTACGCCATTGATCACCAACACTTTTGGTACTGGATCAGTTCCTTTCCTAAATGAATCTTCCTCAGAGTACTTCATTGGAGTGAAATCTATTAGAGTGAATGGAAAATCAGTGCCAATTAACAAAAAATTGCTCTCAATTGACAAGAGAGGAAATGGTGGAACCAAAATCAGCACAGGGAGTCCTTACACAATCTTGGAATCTTCCATCTATGATGCTGTGACTAAAGCTTTCGTTCAAGAACTATCTAATGTGACCAGAGTGGCTGCTGTGGCACCTTTCGAGACTTGTTTCAGCTCAAAAAATATCGGTAGCACAAGGGCTGTTCCTGCCATTGATCTTGTGTTGCAGAGTAAACAAGTCTATTGGAGGATTTTTGGTTCAAATTCAATGGTGGAAGTAAGCCCAGATGTGATATGTTTAGGATTTGTGAATGGTGGGATTAAACCTACGACTTCAATAGTAATAGGAGGATATCAACTTGAGGACAATCTTCTACAGTTTGACCTTCCAAGATCAACACTTGGTTTCAGCTCATCACTTTTGTTTCGCCAAATTACATGTGCCAATTTCAATTTCACATCAAAGGCTTAA
- the LOC104224037 gene encoding replication protein A 70 kDa DNA-binding subunit B-like, with product MAKMVSPDAVSTILANPSPDSSSDLPEIIVQVVDLKPTGNRYMFSASDGKMKIKGILQSSLSSEVISGSIQNLGLIRILDYTLNDIPTKNEKYLIVTKCEAVSPALEAEYKAEVKTQENVQENFKNDVKMEETGIVLKPKQEFQTKSAAQIVHEQHGNMAPAARMAMTRRIQPLVSLNPYQGNWTIKVRVTSKGNMRTYKNARGEGCVFNVELTDEDGTQIQATMFNEAARKFFDKFELGKVYYISKGTLRVANKQFKTVQNDYEMTLNENSQVEEASNEEAFIPDTKFNFVPIDELGPYVNGRELVDVIGVVQSVSPTMSIRRKSNNETVPKRDITIADATKKTVVVSLWNDLATNVGQELLDMSDKSPVVAIKSLKVGDFQGVSLSALSKSNIVVNPDLPEAKKLRSWYDSEGKETSLASIGSGMSPSTKNGARSMYSDRVSLLHITSNPSLGEEKPVFFSIKAYISFIKPDQTMWYRACKMCNKKVTDAFGSGYWCEGCQKNDAECSLRYIMALKVSDASGEAWLSAFNEQAEKILGYSADELDKLKSEEGETVYQMKLKEATWVPHLFRVSVAPQEYNSEKRQRITVRAVAPVDYAAESKYLLEEMSKMNISI from the exons ATGGCTAAAATGGTGAGCCCAGATGCCGTTTCGACTATTTTAGCTAACCCATCACCTGATTCTTCTTCAGATCTTCCTGAAATTATCGTTCAGGTTGTGGATCTCAAGCCCACCGGCAACAGATACAT GTTTTCAGCCAGTGatggaaaaatgaaaatcaagGGTATTTTGCAATCCAGTCTGTCATCTGAAGTTATATCTGGATCCATACAGAATCTGGGTCTTATTCGGATTCTTGATTACACTCTCAATGACATTCCAACCAAGAATGAGAA GTACTTGATTGTAACAAAATGCGAGGCAGTATCGCCTGCACTTGAAGCAGAATATAAGGCTGAAGTGAAGACCCAAGAAAATGTACAGGAGAATTTCAAGAACGATGTAAAAATGGAAGAAACTGGGATTGTTTTGAAACCCAAACAGGAATTTCAAACTAAATCTGCTGCTCAAATTGTACATGAACAACATGGAAA CATGGCACCAGCTGCACGAATGGCGATGACAAGAAGAATTCAGCCGCTTGTTTCCTTGAATCCTTACCAAGGAAACTGGACCATTAAAGTTCGAGTAACTAGCAAGGGAAATATGCGGACTTACAAAAATGCTAGAGGAGAAGGTTGCGTGTTCAATGTTGAATTAACAGATGAGGAT GGTACACAAATACAAGCTACAATGTTTAATGAAGCTGCAAGAAAGTTTTTTGACAAATTTGAATTGGGGAAAGTCTATTATATATCAAAGGGAACACTTAGGGTTGCTAACAAGCAGTTCAAGACTGTACAAAATGATTATGAGATGACTTTGAATGAAAATTCTCAAGTTGAGGAGGCTAGCAATGAAGAAGCTTTTATTCCAGACACAAAATTTAACTTTGTCCCTATTGATGAATTGGGACCATATGTCAATGGCAGAGAGCTTGTTG ATGTAATTGGAGTGGTTCAGAGTGTATCTCCTACAATGAGCATAAGGAGGAAGAGTAACAATGAGACAGTTCCAAAGCGTGACATAACTATTGCAGATGCGAC GAAGAAGACTGTTGTGGTATCTCTTTGGAATGATCTAGCTACCAATGTTGGACAAGAACTACTAGACATGTCTGATAAATCCCCAGTAGTTGCAATCAAATCCCTTAAAGTTGGAGACTTTCAGG GGGTGTCTTTATCTGCGTTAAGCAAAAGTAATATTGTTGTGAATCCAGATTTACCTGAAGCCAAAAAATTGAGATCTTG GTATGACTCTGAAGGTAAAGAAACTTCATTGGCATCTATTGGTTCTGGTATGAGTCCCTCAACCAAGAATGGAGCACGATCTATGTACTCTGATAGAGTCTCTTTGCTCCACATAACTAGTAACCCATCCCTTGGTGAGGAGAAG CCTGTGTTCTTCAGCATAAAGGCATATATAAGTTTCATTAAGCCTGATCAGACCATGTGGTATCGGGCATGTAAGATGTGTAACAAGAAAGTTACTGATGCTTTTGGGTCTGGTTATTGGTGTGAAGGATGCCAAAAGAATGATGCAGAGTGTAGTTTGAG ATATATAATGGCATTGAAAGTTTCTGATGCTAGTGGTGAAGCTTGGCTCTCTGCATTCAACGAGCAAGCAGAGAAAATACTTGGATATTCTGCTGATGAACTTGACAAGCTTAAATCTGAG GAGGGAGAAACTGTTTATCAAATGAAATTGAAGGAAGCTACATGGGTTCCTCACCTTTTCCGGGTCAGTGTTGCACCACAAGAGTATAACAGTGAGAaaaggcaaaggataacagtcAGGGCTGTTGCTCCAGTTGATTATGCTGCAGAATCCAAATACTTGTTGGAAGAAATGTCAAAGATGAATATTTCCATATAA